In the genome of Streptomyces sp. NBC_00433, the window CACGACCGGTAAGTCGTACTCGTCGCACCACGACCGCACCACACACAGCGGTAACCTGCGGACAATAGCGGCCAGACACGAGCGCGCGGACGTAAGGCACCTGGTGGTACAGGGGTCATCTGACCAGCAGATACGCCGACAGAGCCCCTGTGATTCCCAAGCTCAGAGCGCGGGTTCGATTCCCGTCATCCGCTCCATTGCACAGCCCCAGGTCGAAGACCTGGGGCCTTTTTGTCGTCCGGGCGGGCCGATTGAAGAACCCGCACGACTCGCGCACCGCATCTGGCGGTCAATTGGCGCCATTCGTTTCTGGGCGTTCCGGTGGATTCCGCGTCCGGCGGTGTACGTGAGGCCCTGAGCCGGAGGGACGGGCGGCGAACGGGCGTGCGCCGAGGGCATGTTCGGGCATCCGCGTCCCGAGCGGTGATGACTCCGCTACCGGTGGTTGCTAGGTTCGTGACTGTCGTACTGCCGTGGGGGTGGGGCGGATGGGGTTCAGCTGGAAGGGTGCCGTCAACAAGGTCGGGGACGGGATCGAGCACGGCGTCGACAAGGTCAAGAAGAAGGCCGGCGAGATCATCGACGACGGCGCCCACATCGTCGGCGACGGCCTGGACCACGTCGGACTCGACGACGCAGCGGACTGGGTCGAGGACAAGGGCGACCACATCGCCGACGACCTCGGCGCCCACGTCGCCGAGCAGCAACTCGGCCAGACCGACCAGCCCGAGGAGTTGCTGCACGGGGACCCGGCCAAGATCCGCGAAGCGGTCCTGCACCTGGCCAGGCTCTCCCTGGCCTTCGACACCGGCCACACCGGCCTGGCCCATCTCGACCCCGGGGACTGGGACGGCGCGGGCGCGGAAGCCTTCCGGGCCAAGTTCACGGCCCAGCCCGCCAAATGGGCCCACGCCGCCACCGCCTGCGCCGAAGCCGGACTCGCCCTGGAGACCTACGCCGAAACCGTCGACTGGGCCAAAGGCCAGGCCAAGGAAGCCGTGCGGCTCTGGAAGCAGGGCGTCGCCGCCCGCAAAACGGCCGCCGACGCGTACAACGCGGCCGTGGACACCTACCACGATGACGTGAAGGCCTACAACGACAAGGTCGACGACGGCACAGACCCCGGCGCCAAACCCGTCGCACCGGCGGCGTTCACCGACCCCGGCGCGAAGGACAGGCAGGCCGCCAAGGACACTCTGGACGCGGCCCGCAAGCAGCGCGACAGCGCCGCCGCCACCGCCGAGGCCAAGGTCCGCACGGCCACCGAACTGGCGCCGAAGAAACCGGACTTCACCGGCCGGATGGAGAACGACCTCGGCGACGTCGGCAGAGCCGCACCCATCGCCGTCGAGCACTTCGCCGGCGGCCTGGTCCGCTCGGTGACCGACCTGGAGAAGTTCGTCCGCGGCCTGAACCCCACCGACCCCTACAACCTCACCCACCCCGCCCAATACCTGACCCACCTCAACGCCACCGCCGCCGGCCTGGTCGACATGACCGCCCACCCCGAACGACTCCCCGGCATCATCCTCGGCACCGGATGGGGCTCCGACGGCTCCGAAGCAAGCGGCCGACTCGTCGGCAACATCCTGCTGGCCATCGCCACCGACGGCGGCAGCGCCGCCGGCAAAACCGTCGCAGAGGACGCCGCCAAGAACGCAGCAAAAGACGCAGCAGAACAAGCCGTCAAGAACGGGGCCCGCGCCGCAGCCGAAGACCCCGCAAAGAGCGCCATCGAACAAGCCGCGAAGAAGTGCCTCTCGGACCCGATCGACGTCGCCACCGGCGACATGATCCTCACCCAGACCGACCTCACCCTCCCCGGCACCCTCCCCCTGGTCCTGCAACGCACCCACCTGTCGTCCTACCGGATCGGCCGCTTCTACGGACCCTCCTGGGCCTCCGCCCTCGACCAACGCCTCGAACTCGACGACCAGGGAGTCGCCTTCGTCGCCGACGACGGCTCGATCCTGCTCTACCCCGTCCCGCAGCCCGGCGTCCCCGCCTTCCCCTCCCACGGCCCCCGCTGGCCGCTGGAATGGGACGGCACACCCGGCTCTCCACTCCGCATCACCAAAACAGAAGCCGGCCACACCCTCCACTTCACCACCGTCCCAGGAGCGACAGCCACGCCCGGCGGCCCGATGCCGCTACCGCTCACCGAAGTCACCGACCGCAACGGCAACTCCTACGCGATCACCCACGACGACGACGGCGTCCCCATCGAGATCCACCACAGTGGCGGCTACCACCTCACCCTCAGCAGCGGCAACGGCCGCGTGACCGCCCTGCGACTACTCGACCCCGCCGCACCCGACTCGCCCGGCACCTTCGTGCGGGCATACGCCTACGACGAGTCCGGCCACCTCACCGCTGTCACCGACTCCACCGCCGTCCCCTACCGCTTCACCTACGACACCGCCGGCCGGATCACCTCCTGGACCGACCGCAACGACACCTCGTACCACTACACCTACGACCACCGGGGCCGCTGCGTCGCGACACGTGGCACCGAAGGGTTCCTGAACAGCACTTTCAGCTACAACGGCGCCAGCCGCACAACCACTTACACCAACTCGCTCGGCCACAGCAGCACTTACCGACACAGCGCTGCTTATCGACTCGTCTGTGAAACGGATCCCCTCGGCAACACGACCACCCAGCAGTGGGACCCGGCCAACCGGCATCTCATCGCCACGACGGATCCGCTGGGGCACACGACCCGCTACGCCTACGACGAGGTAGGCAACCTCACGGAACTGCTCCTGGCGGACGGCTCGGTCGCGCATGCTTCCTACGATTCCCTTCACCGGCCCACCGCGGTCGTCGAACCGGGTGGGGCGACCTGGCGGCACTCGTTCGACGAGCGAGGCAATCTCCTCGTCGCAACGGATCCCTTGGGCGCGGAAACCCGACACGCCTACAACGCGTCGGGGCACCTGCTCTCCACTACCGACGCCGTCGGCCACACTCGGACATTCGCCACCGACTCCGCCGGGCTGGTGGTCGCGATCACCGACGAGGCCGGGCATAGGTCTGTCATCCGGCGTGATCCGTTCGGACACGTCGTGGAGGTCGTCGATCCTCTCGGGCTCACCACCCGCACGAGTTGGACGCCCGAGGGCATGGTGGAGCGGCGCGAGCATGCCGACGGTTCCAGGGAATCGTGGACCTGGGATGCGGAAGGCAACCTGACCAGCCATACCGACCCCGCCGGCAATGTCACCCGCCACACGACCACCCACTTCGACCTGCCCGCTACACGGACGGATCCGGACGGCGTGACATACGCCTTCGCCTACGACTCTGAACTCCAACTGGTCGGCGTGACGAACCCCCAGGGGCTCACGTGGTCCTACCAGTACGACGAGGCGGGGCGCCTGGTCACGGAGACGGACTTCAACGGCCGTCGTCTGGCGTATTCCTACGACGCCTCGGGCAACCTGACGTCCCGAACCAACGGCGTGGGCGACGTGCTGCGCTTCGCACGCGACGCACTCGGCCGTGTCACCGAGCAACGTACGGACCTGGACGGCACCACCTACCAGTACAGCGTTTCCGGTCATCTGACAGGCAGCGTGAACCGCGACGCGGTGGTCGCCGTCGAGCGCGACGCCCGCGGCCGCGTACTCGCGGAGACGGTCAACGGCCGGACGGTCACCTTCTCGCGGGACGCACTCGGGCGTGTCACCTGTCGAACCACGCCGTCCGGGCTGACATCGCTGTGGACCTACGATCCGACAGGCCGACCCTCGGCGATCGCCGCCGGCACGGACTCCTTGACGTTCGCCTACGACGCAGCCGGCCGGGAGCGCGAGCGGCGCTTCAGCGAGAGCATCGGGCTCACGCAGTCCTGGGACCCCGTTCACCGCCTCACCGAGCAGACAATCCGGAGGCGTGGCGACGGAGACGACCGGCTCATCCACCGCACGTTCGCCCACCGCGCCGACGGCTACCTCACCGAGGTGAGCGACCTCTCTTCACGCACACGTCGGTTCGGACTCGACACTATGGGCCGGGTGACCGAGGTGCGTGCCCATGGTTGGAGCGAGACGTACGCCTACGACGCGGCCGGCAACGTCACTCACGCGACGGCACCCGCCCATGAGGCGGCTGGCGAACGCGCCGTCAGCGGCACCCTCGTACGCCGGGCCGGGCATACGACGTACGTACACGACGCGCAGGGTCGCCTGATCCGAAAAACCCGCAAACTGCTCAGCGGGCAACGCCGCACCTGGACGTACTCGTGGAATGCCGAGGACCGCCTCACCGAAGCAGTGACGCCGGACGGACGGCGCTGGCGCTACGCCTATGACCCGCTGGGACGCCGGATATCCAAGCACCGCCTGACCGAGGGCGGCTCGGCCGCCGACCGTACGGACTTCACCTGGGACGAGACCCGCCTGATCGAGCAGCGGGCGGCCGACGGCCAGGTGACCACGTGGGATTTCACCCCCGGCACCCACACTCCGCTCGCGCAGAGGAACCGCGGACCGGTCGGTTGGAGTGACAACGAGCCCTTGCGCGCCGTCATCACGCACCACTCGTCCACCAGCCGCAGCACGCGTTTCCATGCCGTGGTCACGGACTCCGTCGGTACGCCGACCGAACTGGTGACACCCGAGGGAGAAGTAGTCTGGAAGCGAAACCCGACTCACTGGGGCACATCGCTTCCAGTCGAAGCGGAGGTCACTCTCGTTGACTGCCCGCTCCGTTTCCCCGGGCAGTATGCGGACTCCGAAACGGGCCTCAACTACAACTATGCCCGCTACTACGATCCTGAGATCGCCAAGTACATCAGCGCGGACCCGCTCGGCCTTGAGCCGGCGGACAACCACCACGCCTACGTGCTCAATGCGCTGAACTGGTCCGACCCGCTCGGCCTCAATCCGAAGTGCGGGATAGACCTCTCGAACGCGACTCCGCACCAGGGGAGATTCCCGAAGTCCGCCAATCCCGATGAAATTCTGGTGCGCCGCAAACAGGATGGAAGCGTAACCGCGTACGCGGTCTACGGCAGAGATGGACTCCCGGTGAAGCGGGTAGATGTGGACCCGGACTCCGCACCGCACGGCGGCGTTCCGGCGCCCCATGTGCTTGAGACGCACAAGAACGTCAACCCGAGGACAGGACAGACGTTCCTGACATGGGATAAGATGCCACGGCCCGCCAGGCCTGACGAACTTCCGCAATAAGGAATGCCGCATGAACCCGATGAGAGACCCTCAGATCAGGGAATGGACGGAATCGACGGGTCACCGCGCCGACTACATCGACTTCCTTTCCCAATCCACTGGAATAGCTGAATGGATTGCCCTGTCGCGCGTGTTCCTGCCGGAATTCGTCGAGGTGGACGGGTGCGTCCTATGGGATCGATCATACGATCCCGAGAATTTCGGCACCTGGCGCTCCACACTGGACGGCGACGTCACGGCAATCGAAGCCACCCTGAATCAGCTCAAGCTGTATCTGTACGTCGACATCGCCGACGACGCCACCTCGCGCGCCAACGCGCTGTCCCTGGCTGAGGACATCGCAACAGTGTGGCGGATCCGTCTGACGACGACTTTTCCAAGAAGAAGCTTTTCTGTCCAGGCGATGGACACCGAGGACGGTCCAGTCGTGTCCTTCGTCAGCGAACGCCCCGGCAGCGCCGTTTCGTGAGGCCTTCCGCCCTACCCGGGCGGGGAGCAGGACAACCTCGGCAAGCGGGTCGACCTCGCGGGGGCCATCCCCGCACGGGCCGGGGAGCAGCCCGACTGAACGACACCGAGCCACTCCCGCACCAGCTCCAGCGGTACACCACGGAGAACCACAGCCAGGCGCGGACATCGAACGTAGACCCACCACTGGGCACAAGCGCCAGCTGACCTGCAGAGACGCCACCAGAAGCCCCTGTGATTCCCAAGCTCAGAGCGCGGGTTCGATTCCCGTCATCCGCTCCAAAAAGTAAATGCCACAGGCCGATTGCCTGGGGCATTTCGTCATCCAGAATTAGGCTCACCGCTTAAATGCGATCGCGAGCGCTCTGCTACGGGTTGAAATCCCAGGGATTGGTCACCATAGCGCCGGTGCGCTCCAGATGCTTGATATTGCGACTGGCAACGGTCCAGCCGTTGGCCAGCGCGGTGGCGGCGATCAGGGCGTCCGGCGGGTCGATGCTCGTGCCGGCGGCCTTCAGCGCCTTGTGGACAGCAAGGTAGGCCGCGGCCTCCCGTTCGCCGATCGGCGCGATGCGGTCCCGGTACTCCAGCCGAGCTGTGGCGAGGACTTGGGCATACCTGGCTTGCCGAGCCGGGTCCGGGGTGGCCTCCACGCCAGCTTCGATCTCGGCCACGGTGATGACACTCAGACAGCGATTGGGCCGCGCGGTCGAACGGAGCCAGGCCACGACACGAGGGTCGGGCCGAAGACGCGTCGTGAGTTCCGCGACGACGTTGGTGTCGAGCAGGTAGATCACCGATCGCCCGCCTGGTCGTCGTCGTAGGACCGTCCGCCGAACTCCAGCCCTTCGAAGGGCTGGGACAGCAGGAACTCCTCGAAGCCGTCAGTGGCCAGCCGCACCCATCGGCTCAGCATCTCCGGCAGCGCCTCAAGCTCAGTGTCCGCAAGCTCCGCGTCGAAGTGCCGGGCCTGGTCATCCGGGAGGGACTCCCGGATGTCGCGGATGGTCCGCAACGGATGCGCCGTCGCCGCAGACCTGGACGAGCGCGGAACGCCGCCAGGTGCAGTGGTCATCTTCTTCCCCCTTCGCCCCACGTAGGCTGCCGTCTCATACCAGGTTAAGGGCACCGGTCACCTCCACGGGCAAGGAGTCGGCGCCGAAGCCTCCCGAGCCGCGAGTCGCCGCACCACTACCGCACCAGTAGCAGCGGTACACCAAGGCCAACCAGAGTCAGCGCGGACCTGCCCTGCCCTCCCCGCGGGAACGGCGGCAGCCACGTGAGCTGGACGGACGCGAACCAAGTACCCGTGATTCCCAAGCTCAGAGCGCGGGTTTGATTCCCGTCATCCGCTCCATTGGTAAGCCCCAGGTCGGAGACCTGGGGCTTAATTCATTGAGGCTCGATTACCTCCCCGCCAATTCCCGGTGAAAGAAATTCCAACGCCTCCTCCTGCCGGAGTGCAGCGGCCCCGCCACCCAGATGTCTCCACGCCGCCGGCTGGAACGTCCGAGCCGCACGGGCGTGCCGGGGTGGTCAGGTGGCTTTGGGTCGCGAGCGCCCCGGCATTGCCGGCGTTGACTGCGGGTCTTGGCGCGTTCGCGGACTTGGACAGTCGGCCTCCTCCTGGTCGTGGACCCAACTCCGGACCTCGATGACGGCAGCCACCCGGCGGTCACAGCGCTCGTTTGCCCACCGACACCGCCCCCACGGACTCGTAGCACCGTGAGACACGACGCGCTACACTCGGGTCATGAAGACCATCACTCAGCGCGAGTTCCGCAACAACTCCGCGGCCGTCATGGACGCCGTCGAAGCCGGCGAGACTTACCACATCACCCGTAACGGCACCGAGGTCGCAGAGCTGCGCCCCCTTCACCGCAGACGTCGCCTGAGTGCCGAAGAACTGGTGGAGCGGCACCGCAGACTGCCGCGCGTCGACGCCGCCCGCATGCGACAGGAAGCGGACGAGTTCTTCGGGACCGAAGACCGTGCCGGCGACGACGACCCCTGGCAGCGCAGCCATGGCTGAGCGCCACCCGGCCGGTGTGCTCGACACCTGCACGTACATCGATCTGGACGTGCTCGACCCGGCGGACCTACCAGCGGTACCCGAACTCACCGCCATCACGATGGCCGAGTTGCAGCAGGGGGTCGCCATGGCCAAGGACGCTGCCGTCCGAGCCGCTCGCATGGAAAAACTGGGCGCGGCAGTCGCCGATTTCGACCCCCTCCCGTTCAACGGGGACGCAGCCGCCCGCTACGGCACGCTCGTCGCGCTTGCCATCGCCGCAGGCCGCGATCCACGCCCTCGGAGGATGGATCTCATGATCGCCGCCATCGCCTCCGTCCAGGGCCTCCCCCTGTTCACCCGCAACGCCGACGACTTCAAGGGGCTGGACAGCTCCCTGACCGTCGTCGCCGTCTGACGGACCCGCCCGCACCACTCGCAGCGGTACACGACGGTCAACCTCGGCCAGCGCTGGAGGCTGCGGCGCACCCGCTGGTCAGCCCGAAATCGCGCTGACCAGCACCTACTTCACGACGGCCCACGTGATTCCCAAGCTCAGAGCGCGGGTTCGATTCCCGTCATCCGCTCCATTGCACAGCCCCAGGTCAGCAGCCTGGGGCTTATCTGTTGTCTAGCCCAATTCAAGGACCGCGCACCACTTGCGCACCACATCGGGCGGTCAACTGGCGCCACGCGGCGTTCGAAATCGGAGTCTCGTCGAATGCTCATACGAGACAGTTCTCGAATTGCGAGACGGACTTCATGTGACGTGCACCACCAGCCTAAGCGCTCAGCAAACACGGACAGTTGGCCCTCTCGATTCGGTGACCGCGCCCTTCCATCAGCAAATTCCCTTATATACGCGGACAGTTGACCTTCCGGAAGTGCACGCGGACACCGCGGCGCCAGCCACGCAGTGTCGCGACGGAGGACGTTCGGGGGCCGGCACGGCTGCGTGTCGGCCGGCAGCACCCCGAAGCGCGCTCTACCGCGACGCGCTCCGCCGCCGGCCACCGCGTCAGCTGCGCACCGGCACTGGCGAGTCGGCCCATCTCCAGGCCCGGTGTCCCACCGGAGTCGACCCCCGGACCCCCGGAACGCAGCGCACGAGGCAGAACGCGACGCCACAAAACGGCGTGCTGGTCCGCGTCCCCATGGTCAACGGCTTTGCGCATGAATTACCGGAGGAGTTCATTCGAAACGGCTGCGGAATCCCGGCCCAGAGCATGCAATTCCGATCCCGCAAAAACAGTGGGTACATCCGCCCACCGAACGATCCAACCGGGGAGGCGAGGCGAGAGCCCGGTCCACCTCAGCGAGCGTGTCAGGCAAGTACGCCCTCCGACCAACCGTGTCGAAGGCAGGGTAGCTGCTCCACCGAGGCTGCTACGGGTTGAGATCCCAGGGATTGATCACCGCGGCGCCTGTGCGCTCAAGGTGCTTGATGTTGCGGGCTGGCCACGGTCCAGCCGTTGGCCGGCGCGGTGGCGGCGATGAGGGCGTCCGGCGGGTCGATGCTCGCGCCGGCGGCCTTCATCGCCTTGTGGACAGAGAGATAAGCCGCCGCCTCGGGCTCGCCGATCGGAGCGATGCGGTCCCGGTATTCCAGCCGGGCAGCCGCGAGGATCTCGGCGTACCGGGCTTGCCGTGCGGGTCCGGGGTCGCCGCTACGCCGGCTTCGATTTCAGCGATGGTGACGACGCTCAGGAAGCGGTCGGGCCGCGCGGTCGAACGCAGCCAGGCCACGACGCGGGGATCGGGCCGAAGTCTCGTGGTGAGCTCCGCGACGACGTTCGTATCGAGCAGGTAGATCACCGATCGCCTGCCTGATCATCGTCATAGGAGCACGCCCCGAAATCCAGTCCTTCGAAGGGCCTCGACAACAGGAAATCCTCGAAGCCGTCGGTCGCCAACCGGAGACAACGCGCACCCCATGGCCCCTCACCTCCGGTCTTTATCGGAGTCCCTGCCTCGCATCAGGCGGTCGGCGGGCGACACAGCGCTACGTGCCCGACACCGTGACGGTGCTGGTCCTGCTGCCGCTGGCGAGTTCCTGGGAGCGGTAGCGGTCGTCGTCGCGAGGCAGGTGCTCGACTGCGGCGAGGAAGTCGTGGAAGGCCCGGTCGGTGCGGGTGGTGTCGGCGGTGGCGTCGAGGTCCATGAGGAGACCGCGGATGACGGCGAGGACAAGCGTCGCCAGCTCCGGCCGGCCGATGCTGCGCAGGCCGTCCTCGAGCGGCCCGAGCCAATCGGTCGTGGCGGTGCGCCGGAAGTCGGGCCACAACCGCTGCACTGCGCTCTCGCGCAGCTGACTGAACATCCGCAGGTACGGCCGCCCGTCCGAGCCGGTGATCGAGGTCCAGGCGCGCTCCAGGGTGACGGTGTAGGGCTCGTCGGGTCGCACTCGCAGGAGGTCGCCGAACGTGTCGAGCTGACGTTGGCGCGCGTGCCCGAGGACGGCCCGCAACAGTGCGTCGCGGGTGCCGAAGTGATAGATCAGCATTCGGGCCGACGTGCCGGTGGCGGTCGCCAGCGGCTCAAGCCGGTCGGGGAGGCCGTGCGCGAGGGCGTAATCGGCGCAGGCGTCGAGCAGCCTGTTCTTGATGTGTGGCTGCGGTCGTCTGCCCATGGCGACATCTTTTCCCGTAACGACGGCTACGTCTACCGTTGATCGAAAGGCGGTCAAGGCAGACGTGGAGGTAGCGATGAGGGTCGTGTTCGTGCATGGGGCGTGCGTGCGGGACGGGTCGTGGTGGTGGCACCGCACCGCCGAGCTGCTGCAGGAGCGGGGGGTACTGAGCGTGGCCCCGGCGCTGCCGAGCTGCGGCGAGGCGGGCCTGCCCGGAGGCGCCGACGGTTCGGGGCTGCCCGAGGACGTCGCGGCGGTGCGGCAGGCGCTGCTGGACAGCGCCGAGCCGACCGTTGTGGTCGCCCACAGCTACGGCGGCATCGTCACTGCGGAAGCCGCCGCGGGCATCGGGTCGGTACGCCACCTGGTGATGGTCTCCAGTTACCTGCCCGAGGTCGGGCAGAGCCTGTCGGAGTTCGGGGACGGCAGCCCCGCCCCATTCCTCGACGTCGACCCCGGCGCCGGCACCTTCGGGGTTCGCCCCGAGCTGCTCGTGGACACATTCCTGCAGGACTGCGCCCCCGAGGTCCGGACGCAGGCGGCGGACCACCTGGCCCGGCAGAGCGCGAAAGTGATCGGGCAGCCAGTCGGGGCGGCCGCATGGCAGCAGGTGCCCTCGACCTACCTCGTCTGCGCCCAGGACCGGGGCACCCCGCCGCGCCTACAGCGCGAGTTCGCCCGCCGGGCCGGCAACGTGGTCGAACTCGACGCCGGCCACCACCCATTCCTGTCCCGGCCCGCCGCCGTCCGGGACCTGCTGATGAGCGTGTGACGGCAGCAACCGTCCGCCGAGAATCCAGTGCCGCCCCTCCAGTGCGCGCTGAAGGGCGCGTTCGGATGCCGTGGGGTCCTCCGCTACTTGCGCAAAGCCTCCAGGCCGGCAGCTCTCACCCCGCGTGTCGGCGGCAAGAAGAGCGGTGGCTTCGGGTGAGGTGACGATCCGACGCGCGGTCTCTTCCGGGTCCTCGACGTCAGCTCGTTCCTGCAGTACGCGCCAGCCGCACGGCGATTGAGGTCGAGTGGGAGGATCCGTCCCCGGCGTAGCCCAAGGAGTCCTGGACGAGTCGGACAACCTGCCAGTCGCCGACACCCGCCGCACGGCTGCGAACCTCTTCCAGCATCTGAACAAGGGCCTGCCCGCCCCGGCGATGGGTGCCACCATGGCATGTCAGCGCAGCCCGAGATCACCCAGCGCGACCTGCGCAACCGGTCCAAAGAGATCATGGACGCCGTCCAGGGCGGCCAGTCCTTCACCGTCACCCGCGACGGGCACCAGATCGGGGAGCTGATCCCGCTACGCAGGCGCCGGCGGTTCGTCCCGCGCTCGGAGTTCGCCGCCATGTCCCGCACCGCTCGGCATGCCCCCCCCCACCGGCTCCGCGCACGGACCCGGCCGCGAATCCGGTGAACCGCCTCGGTTTCGCCGGAGACGTCGAAGACCGCACACCGACATCCGCAGCCGTGATGTCCGGTCCTTGCGTCTCCGTTCTCCTCGCCGTCGGTCGGTGCCTGTCCCTCCGCCCAGCGTGATTCTCCGGTCGCCGGCACACAGAGGATCTTGCCGAACCGGCATGCAGACGGGCGCCGCCGTACGGATCAAAGAAGCGGGAGGAATACCTGGACATCCACGGGGAGACGGCCTGGCACCTAGGTGGGAGAGGCAGTAGCGTCCCGCGAGGTACACGTAGTTCCGACAAAAGTACGGTCCCGCACTGCTCGTTCGCTTCCCGAACGGGTCCCCCCTCGCTGGAGCCGCAATGTTGAGACAGTTACGTCGCCGATGGATCGGCCTGCTGCTCGCACTCCCGGTGCTCGTGACCGGCCCCCTGTCCCTCCCCGCCTCGTCTGCCGAGGCCCCGCTCTCCACAGAGTCGCGGGCCGTCGCCTCGGCGGTACCGCTGGAGGAGATCACCGCGACCACCACCCAGGTCGCCTCCGGCCTGCAACGCCCGACGGCCCTGGCCGCACCCGACGACGGCACAGGGCGGCTGTTCATCACCGAGAAGTTCGGAAGGGTTCGCGTCTACGACCCGGCCACCGGGCTCGCCTCCACCCCGCTGCTGGACATCACGTCCCAGGTGGACTCGTCGGACAACGAGCGCGGACTGCTCGGCATCGCCCTCCCCCCGGACTTCGTCCAGAGCCAGCAGCTCTACCTCGCCTTCACCGCGCTGCCCGACGGCGCGGTCACCCTGGCCCGCTACAGCCTCGCCGACGCGCGCCTCGAGGTCCTGCTGCAGCAGCCGCACGCCGACTACACCAACCACAACGGTGGCCAGCTCGCCTTCGGCCCCGACGGCAAGCTGTACTGGGGCATCGGCGACGGCGGTGGTGCCGGTGACCCCTTCGACAGCGGGCAGCGGACCGACATCCTGCTCGGCAAGATCCTCCGCCTCGACGTGAGCCGCAGGTGCGGTGCGCTCCCGTACTGCATCCCCGCGGACAACCCGTTCGCCGGTGTCGCCGGCGCCCGCGGCGAGATCTGGGTGTGGGGCGCCCGCAACCCCTGGCGGTTCTCCTTCGACCCCGCGGACGGGTCGATGTGGGTGGCTGACGTCGGCCAGGGCCTGTGGGAGGAGATCGACCACCTGACGCGCGACGAGCAGCCCGGAACCAACCTGGGCTGGTCGTGCTACGAGGGGCCGCAGGTCTTCGACGCGTCCCAGTGCTCGTCAGGTGCCCGCTACCGCGCCCAGGACTTCTACTACTCGCACTACAACGGCAGCTGCGCGGTCATCGGCGGCCAGGTCTACCGCGGCCGGCAGTT includes:
- a CDS encoding PQQ-dependent sugar dehydrogenase codes for the protein MLRQLRRRWIGLLLALPVLVTGPLSLPASSAEAPLSTESRAVASAVPLEEITATTTQVASGLQRPTALAAPDDGTGRLFITEKFGRVRVYDPATGLASTPLLDITSQVDSSDNERGLLGIALPPDFVQSQQLYLAFTALPDGAVTLARYSLADARLEVLLQQPHADYTNHNGGQLAFGPDGKLYWGIGDGGGAGDPFDSGQRTDILLGKILRLDVSRRCGALPYCIPADNPFAGVAGARGEIWVWGARNPWRFSFDPADGSMWVADVGQGLWEEIDHLTRDEQPGTNLGWSCYEGPQVFDASQCSSGARYRAQDFYYSHYNGSCAVIGGQVYRGRQFADLAGGTYIATDYCTSTIWALRPDSNGVLRQAAIGQMPTQVTAFGSTPQGELYVVNDLPGGLHRVSFAHKTPTCQVAVTTNVWGTGMAVYLTVTNRGTTPINGWALEFPLPYGQAVISDWNTTLTNIGDLYTASDSGYNSAIPPGGSITLGYLASHTDDRSAPGRFLLNKATCARTGS